One genomic window of Rhinolophus ferrumequinum isolate MPI-CBG mRhiFer1 chromosome 23, mRhiFer1_v1.p, whole genome shotgun sequence includes the following:
- the OSER1 gene encoding oxidative stress-responsive serine-rich protein 1 isoform X1, with protein MKSEAKDGEEESLQTAFKKLRVDASGSIASLSVGEVPSVRASVRTAADDAKPKTTCASKDSWHGSTRKSSRGAVRTQRRRRSKSPVLHPPKFIHCSAVASSSSQLKHKSQTDAPDGSSGLGISTPKEFNAGECSTSLDANHTGAVVEPLRTSVPRLPAEGKEEDSSDAAQVSQARLKANDLSDFQSVSKLNQGQPCACLGQECQCKRWHDMEVYSFSGLQNVPPLAPERRSTLEDYSQSLHTRTLSGSPRSCSEQARVYVDDVTIEDLSGYMEYYLYIPKKMSHMAEMMYT; from the exons GTCCATAGCATCTCTGTCTGTCGGAGAAGTCCCAAGTGTCAGAGCGTCAGTCAGAACAGCAGCAGATGATGCCAAACCTAAAACCACATGTGCATCTAAAGACAGTTGGCACGG gTCTACAAGGAAGTCTTCACGAGGAGCAGTGAGAACCCAGCGTCGACGACGTTCTAAGTCTCCTGTCCTTCATCCTCCCAAGTTTATACATTGCAGTGCAGTAGCTTCTTCCAGCAGCCAGCTCAAGCACAAAAGCCAGACTGACGCCCCTGATGGCAGCAGTGGGCTGGGAATTTCAACCCCTAAAGAGTTCAATGCAGGAGAATGCTCTACTTCTCTCGATGCTAATCACACAGGGGCAGTTGTTGAGCCTTTGAGAACTTCGGTTCCAAGGCTCCCGgcagagggtaaggaggaagaCTCCTCTGATGCTGCTCAAGTCTCCCAAGCACGTCTCAAGGCCAATGATCTCTCTGACTTTCAATCTGTTTCCAAACTAAACCAGGGCCAGCCATGTGCGTGCCTAGGCCAGGAGTGCCAGTGTAAGCGGTGGCACGACATGGAAGTCTATTCCTTTTCAGGCCTGCAGAATGTCCCTCCCTTGGCCCCAGAACGAAGATCCACGCTTGAGGACTACTCTCAGTCTCTTCACACCAGAACTCTGTCTGGCTCTCCCCGCTCCTGTTCTGAGCAAGCTCGAGTCTATGTGGATGATGTGACCATCGAGGACCTGTCAGGCTACATGGAATATTACTTGTATATTCCCAAGAAAATGTCCCACATGGCAGAAATGATGTACACCTGA